Below is a window of Demequina muriae DNA.
GGTACTCGGTGAAGGGGGTGACCTTCGCTGAGCCCGGCGTCGTGCCGGGCAGAGCCGTCGAGGAGCCCGCGATCGTGACGACCACCGCATCGGCCGGGCTGTCCACGACGCCGAAGTACACGGCACGCCGGCCCGGGGTCAGCTTGATCCCGCTGATGCCGCCACCCGACCGTCCTTGTGCGCGCACCTTCTCCGCGGCGAAGTGCAGCAGCGGGCCGTCATCGGCGACGAACACGAGCGTGGCATCGTCGGGCGCGAGCGCCGCCCCGACCACCACGTCGCCGTCCTGGAGCGCGATGGCTTCCCAGGCGTCCTTATTGGGCGCGGGCTCGGGCTTCACCCGCTTGACGATTCCGGCGGCCGTGCCGAGCGCCAGGGGAATCTCGGCGCTCAGCGGAACGAGAGTCACCGCCTCCTCGCCCTTGTCGAGCGTCACCAGTTCGGCGACGGGGCTGCCGCCTCCGAGTGACGGCGGCTCGCTGGTGGGGGCGAGAGCGGGGACCTCGAGCAGCGACAGCCGGAGGATGCGGCCCTGCGTGGTGACGACGCCCACGTCGGCGCGGGCCGATGCGGGGATGGCGGCGCGCAGCACGTCGTGGGAGCTGCGCCGGCCGTCGCGAGTGGGCAGCGTGTCGTCGGCGGTGCGGGCGACCAGCCCGGTCGCGGACAGCAGCGCGTAGCAGGGGGTGTCCTCCACCTCCAGGGGTGCGGCGGCCGATGCGCCAGGCGTAGAGGCGGCCGACGACACGACTCCCGCCTCGGCCAGCAGAATGGTGCGGCGCGGCGTGCCGTACTCCGCGGCGACGGCATCCATCTCGAGGCCGACGACCTCGCGCAGTCGGGTGGGGGACCCGAGGATCTCCTCCAGCTCGGCGATCTCGGCGAGCAGCTGCGACTTCTCGTTCTCGAGCTCGAGCCGCGAGAACTTGGTGAGGCGGCGCAGGCGCAGCTCGAGGATGTAGTCGGCCTGGATCTCGGAGAGGTCGAAGGCGGTGCGGAGGCGCTCGCGCGCCTCGCTCGCGTCCTCGGACGAGCGGATGATCTGGATGACATCGTCGATGTCGAGGATGGCGACCAGGAGACCGTCCACCAGGTGGAGGCGGTCGCGGCGGGCCTGCAGGCGGTGCTCGGAGCGGCGCTTGACGACCGCGATGCGGTGGTCCACCCAGACCTGCAGCATCTCCTTGAGGCCGAGCGTGCGGGGCTCACCGGCGACGAGGGCGACGTTGTTCATCGAGAACGACTCTTCGAGCGGCGTGACCTTGTAGAGCCGCTCGAGGACTGCTTCAGGATTGAAGCCGTTCTTGATCTCGATCACCAGGCGAAGGCCGTGCTTGCGGTCCGTGAGGTCCGTGACCGCGGTGACGCCCTCGAGCTTCTTCGCCGACACCGCGTCCTTGATCTTCTCGATCACCTTCTCGGGGCCCACCAGGTACGGCAGCTCGGTGACGACGATGCCTTGGCGGCGGGGCGTGACTTTCTCGATGCGGCTCGTCGCGCGCGTCTTGAACGCGCCCTTGCCGGTCTCGTAGGCCTGGCGCACACCGTCCAGACCGACGATCTTGCCGCCGCCGGGAAGGTCGGGGCCGGGGACGAACCGCATCAGCTCGTCGAGGTCCGCCTTGGGGTTGGCGAGCAGGTGGCGGGCCGCGGAGACGACCTCCACCAGGTTGTGCGGTGCCATGTTGGTCGCCATGCCCACCGCGATGCCGGAGGCGCCGTTGACGAGCAGGTTCGGGATCGCCGCGGGCAGCACCGACGGCTGGGTGAGCTTGTTGTCGTAGTTGGGGACCAGATCGACGACGTCCTCGTCGAGGTCCGCGAGCATCGACCGGGCGGCGGGCCCCATGCGGGCTTCGGTGTATCGCGATGCGGCGGGGCCGTCGTCGAGGGAGCCGAAGTTGCCGTGGCCGTCCACGAGCGGCAGCCGCAGGGAGAACGGCTGCGCCATGCGCACGAGTGCGTCGTAGATGGCAGTGTCGCCGTGGGGGTGCAGCTTTCCCATGACCTCGCCGACCACGCGCGAGGACTTCACATGGGCGCGGTCGGGGCGCAGGCCCATCTCGCCCATCGAGTAGATGATGCGCCGCTGGACGGGCTTGAGACCGTCGCGCGCATCGGGCAGGGCCCGCGAGTAGATGACCGAGTACGCGTACTCCAGGAACGACGTCTCCATCTCGGCGCTGACGTCGATGTCCGTGATGTGCGCATCGGGCGCGGCGGCCATGTCTCTCCTTGCAATCTGCGGTCGGGGGCTGCAGGCATTGTCGCGCCGCGCCCGCCCGCCACGGCGGTGCCACGCGGCGTGAGTGGTGACCCTGCCGGTGAAGTGGAAGAATAGCCGCCATGTCTCACACGCTCGACCAAGCGGTCGCCGTCGCCGGGTACTACCCGGCCCTCGCGAACTCCGTGCTCCGCACCGCGATCCGGGATGAGTCGGTGACCGCGCACTTCGTGCATGCCGAGACGACCTTCGACGACCGCGAGGTGCGCCGGCACATGACGGTCCTCGTCGTGACGGAGACCCGGCTCATCCGCGTCCACATGGACGACGGCTCGGGCCACAGCGCCGAGGGCGCGCACGAGGCCTCCGCGACTGTCGAGACGGCGCTGCTCGCCGGCATCTCGAACATGGCGATGACGCACGTCGTGCATCACCCCGAGAACTTCAGCGACGGCGACTCGCCCAGCGAACTCGTCCTGGCCGTCGGCTGGGGAGTCCACTCCCGCGTCGAGCTCGAGCCGGCGACGTGCGGCGACGAGAACTGCGACGCCGACCACGGGTACACGGGCGGCATCACCGGCGACGACACCCTGGTGCGGGTGAGCGCGATCGCCGACGGCGTGGAGACGGTCCGCGCTCTCGAGGACTTCGCGGCCACCCTGCAGCGCGCCATCGGGCCCCGCGGGTGAGCCGGGCGGCCGAGCTCGCCGCGCTCGGTCTGAGCATGCCCGACTACGGCGGGCGCGAGCTGGGAGCGGTGCTGCCGGCCGCGCTGTCGGCGATCGGCGCCGGTCACGTGGTGACCCACCGCGACGCTGACGCGGACCGCAAGCGGCTGGGCCTGGCCCCCGCGCGCCACGTGGTCGTGGTGCTGCTCGATGGACTCGGGCACCTGGGCCTGGAAGCGCGACGCGGTCACGCTCCCTTCCTGCGCTCGGCCGAGCAGGGGGTGATCACCGCCGGGTACCCCACCACGACGGCGGCGTCCCTGGCACTGTTCGGCACGGGGCAGCCGTCCGGTCGCACGGGGCTCACGGGCTATACCGCCCGCAACCCGCGCACGGGCGCCCTCGCGAACCTGGTGTCGTGGGAGGGGGCCTACGACGCTGTCGAGTGGCAGCGGCAGCCCTCGCTCCTCGAGAGTGCGGCCGCGGACGGGTTCTCGGTGACCACTCTGGGGCGGCGACGTTTCGCAGGCTCCGGACTCACTCAGGCGGTGCTGCGCGGCGGCCGCTTCGTCGGCGCCGAACGACTCTCGGAGCGCATCGACGTGGCGTTGGCCACCGCCCGCGCTCCCGGAGTGTCCTACTGCTACTGGGGCGAGATCGACGCCGCCGGTCACCAGCACGGCTGGGGCTCCGAGGAATGGGTGGCGGCGCTTGAGGACGCGGACCGCGAGCTGCGCCGGCTGGCGGCGGGTCTGCCGGCCGATGCGACCATGGTCGTCACCGCGGACCACGGCATGGTCGACGTGCCGGGCGCGGCCCGGTGGGACGTCGCGGACGAGCCCGCGCTGCGCGACGGCGTCGCTCTCATCGCAGGGGAGCCCCGCGCACTGCACGTCCACACGGTGCCCGGGGTCGACCCGGCGGAGGTCGCAGCACGCTGGCGCGAGACGCTCGCGGGCCACGCGATGGTGTGGACGCGCGCCGAGGCCCGTGAGGACGCGCTGTTCGGAGAGCTGCTCGACGAGGTGGCCGAGAGGGTCGGCGACGTCGTGGTCGCGATGGCGGGCAGGGCCATCGTCGTGGACTCGCGCACGCAGTCCGCCAAGTCGATGGCGCTGGTGGGCATGCACGGCTCGCTGACGCCGGACGAGCTCCAGGTGCCGTGGCTGGTCGTCGACGGCCCGTGATGGTCGCCGGACGCGCCTAGCCGGCCGATGCGGCGCGCGCGGTCCAGCGGCCGTTGGTCCGCGTGATCTCGATGGGGTGGGCGAAGGCCTCGCTGACGGCCGCCGAGGTGAGCACCGCGCCGGCATCACCTGACGCGACCACCCGGCCCTCGCGCAGCAGCATCGCGTGCGTGGTGGACGCAGGGAGCTCTTCGAAGTGGTGGGTCACGGTCACGGTGCCGAGCGCGGGGTGGGAGCGCGACAGTCCGTCGAGTGTGGTGAGCAGCTGCTCGCGTGCCGCGACATCCAGGCCGGTCGTGGCCTCGTCGAGAAGCAGCACCGCAGGGTCGGGCATCAGCGCCCGCGCGATGAGGGTCCTGCCACGTTCTCCTTGGGACATCGTGGACCACCGCAGCCCGCGGTCGGGATCGAGCCCGAACTGGGTGAGCAGCGCACGCGCGCGACTGGTCTGCTCGGGCGTCGGAGGCCAGCGAGGCACCAGCTCGAGCGTGCCCGTCGCCCCCGTGAGGACCACGGACATGGCATCCAACGCGCTCGTGAGCGGATGGCGTGACGTCACGAGACCCACGTGGGCGCGCAGTTCGCGCATGTCCACGCGGCCCAGCCGGTAGCCGAGCACGTCGACCGTGCCACGGCTGGGGTGAGCGGTCGCGGCCAGGAGCGAGATCAGTGTGGACTTGCCCGCGCCGTTCGGACCGATCAGCGCCCAGCGCTCGGCACGCCGGACGGTGAGGCTCACGTGGTCCAGGATCACGGTGTCTCCGCGCACGAACGTCGCGTCGTCGACGGTCAGCAGCGTGTCGGAGAGGCCATCGTGGTGCACCGCTGCGGGAGCGATCATGCGGGAAGGCCTGTCGCTGCCGTCGGTCTCGACGTGCGCGTCAGTCGTTCTTCGCGCCGAACACGATCTCGTCCCAGCTGGGGACCGAGGAACGCCCCTTGCGAGACGGCTTGGGCTCACCCGCGGGTGCGGACGGCGCGGAAGGCGCGGATGAGGACGGCGCATCCTCAGTGGGCGACTCGCCCCCATCGTCCGCAGACGACTGGTCACGGCGCGCAGAGCCCGCCGGGTGCGGCATCGTGCGTCCTGACTTGGGCGGCTGCGTGAAGCCCACCTCGGCCTCGCGCTTGCGCTGTGCCGGTCCGAAACCCTCGAACCCGCCGTCGTCGTCGAAGTCAGCGTCCTCGTCTGTCTCGACCGTGTCGCGGGTGCCGCGTCGCTCTTCCAGGTCCGCGAGCAACAGCTCCGTGGACGACGGGGCCGCGTCGTCACCCTCGGCCGAGTCAGTGGGCTCGGTGGCCACGGGCATGAGCGGACGCGATCGGTCCAGCGGAGCGTCGTCCTGCTCGGCTCGCACCGCGCTCAGGTGGCGCCGGGGGATCGGCACATCGAGAAGCTCCGTCTCCGTGAGCCACCGCGATTCGTCGTCCTGCGCCGTGACGGCCCGCGCCGTGTGGTCGAACTCCCACAGCGCGCGCACCTTGCGTCCGTCGACGGTGAAGTCGACTGCGACGAGCCACGGCTCGTCGATCTCCCGCCAGGCGTCCCACACGATCGCCTCGGGGTCGACGCCTCGGCTCGCAAGCCTGTCGGTGACAAGATCCGCGAGCACCGGCGCACCGCTGTCACGGCCGATGCGGGTGCCACGGGCGAGCTCCGCGATGTAGGCACGCTCGGCGAGCACGGGAGGCTCATACCGTTCGAGTGCCTCATACGGCTCGCCGGTCAGCTCGGCCAGTTCGTGCGCATCGAGCCCGCTGCGGATCCGCTGCTGGATCTCCTTGGGGCTCAGCGTGCTGGTGGCGCGCTCGTGGTCGTCATGCTGCGGGGCGGGGGCATCGACGCGTGCGCGGGGACGCGTGAGCGCCACCGTGCGTCGAAGCTCATCGGTCAGCGGAAGCTCGAACTCGTCGCCGGTCTCCGTCGCGACGACGAGATGGCCGCCGTCTTCGCCAGCGCGCACCAGGGACAGTCGAATCATGGCCTCAGCCTGCCACGCACGGGGACGCTTCGCAGGATGCCGCGCCCGGCGAGCCTCCGGAGCACGGGCGTGCGGCACGATGGGAGGCATGACCACTCCCGACGCCCTGATGCACGTGGCGCGCGCCCTCGCGCAGGAGACTGCGACCCTCATCATCGACGGCCGCAGCGAGGCCGAGGTCGCGGCCACCAAATCGAGCCCGATCGACATTGTGACCCAGATGGACCTCAAGGCGGAGCGACTGCTGCGCGATCGCCTCGCCGAGCTGCGCCCGCACGACGCGATCCTCGGCGAGGAGGGTGACGACGTGCCGGGCACGTCGGGCATCACGTGGGTCCTCGACCCGATCGACGGGACCGTCAACTACCTCTACGGGCTGCCGCATTTCGCGGTGTCGGTGGCGGCCGTCAGCGGTGACCCGACGCCGCAGACGTGGACGCCGCTCGCGGGAGCGGTGTGCGACGGCAGCGGGGTGATGTGGTCGGCCAGTCGCGGCGGGGGAGCGTGGCGCAACGCGCAGCCGCTGCTGCGGACGGCGGCGCCCTCGCTCGACGGCACGCTCCTGGGGACCGGCTTCCAGTACGTCGCGGAGCAGCGCGTGCGCCAGGGCGAGATCGTCACCGGCATGCTGGGACGGGTGCGGGACATCCGCAGGCTGGGCGTCGCAGCCGTCGACCTGTGTCTCGTGGCCGCAGGTCATCTCGACGCCTATTACGAGCACGGGCTGCATCCGTGGGACTTCGCTGCGGCTGCCCTGATCGCTCAGGAGGCGGGGGTTCGGGTGGCCGGAATCGACGGCGGGCCGCCCGACGGGAGGCTGACGATCGCTGCCATGCCGGCCGTGTGGGACGAGCTCGCGGAGGCCCTGATCGAGGCCGGTGCGGACCGCTCCTGGGGCGCGCCCTGACCCAGGAGTCGCTTTCGGCGGATTTTTGATGCACAATGCGTGCGCTCGGAGGGAACAAAACCACCGGCATGTGCATTGAGTACTCACACACCACCGGTGAAGGGACTACTGCCTGATGGCAACCGATTACGACGCACCTCGCAAGACCGACGACGAGGTCTCGGCAGACTCCATCGAGGAGCTGAAGGCCCGCCGCAATGACAAGACGTCGGGGGTCGTCGACGAGGACGAGGCTGAAGCGGCCGAGGGATTCGAGCTGCCTGGCGCGGATCTGTCCGGCGAAGAGCTCTCCGTTCGCGTACTTCCTGCTCAGCAGGACGAGTTCACGTGCATGTCGTGCTTCCTCGTCCACCACCGCAGCCAGCTCGCGACGTTCAAGAACGACCAGCCGATCTGCTCGGAGTGCGCGGCCTGACGGTCGGGTCACGATGACGCCTCTCGACGTGCTTGTCAGCACGACGGACCCTGATGTTCCGCTGCCGGTGTACTCCCACCCGGGAGACGCCGGCGCGGACATCACCACACGCATCGACGTCGACCTCGCGCCGGGCGAACGCGCGACCGTCCCGACGGGGCTGCGCATCGCGCTGCCCGCCGGCTTCGCCGCCTTCGTGCACCCTCGTTCCGGACTCGCGTCTCGGCACGGCGTGACGATCGTGAACGCTCCCGGCACCGTCGACGCCGGCTACCGAGGCGAACTCGCGGTGACCCTCCACAATACCGACGCGCACGAGACTGTCTCGCTGCGCCGCGGCGACCGCATCGCCCAGTTGGTGATTCAGCGCGTCGAGCACGCCTCGTTCGTCCCCGTCGAGACCCTTCCCGGCTCTCACCGTGGCGAGGGCGGCTTCGGGTCGACAGGCACAGGGGCCGGGTCACCGTGATCGCCCAGGCGACCCCGATCTCCGACCTGCAGCCGCGCGCGATGGCCGCCATCGCGGGGCGCATCGT
It encodes the following:
- a CDS encoding DNA gyrase/topoisomerase IV subunit A, translated to MAAAPDAHITDIDVSAEMETSFLEYAYSVIYSRALPDARDGLKPVQRRIIYSMGEMGLRPDRAHVKSSRVVGEVMGKLHPHGDTAIYDALVRMAQPFSLRLPLVDGHGNFGSLDDGPAASRYTEARMGPAARSMLADLDEDVVDLVPNYDNKLTQPSVLPAAIPNLLVNGASGIAVGMATNMAPHNLVEVVSAARHLLANPKADLDELMRFVPGPDLPGGGKIVGLDGVRQAYETGKGAFKTRATSRIEKVTPRRQGIVVTELPYLVGPEKVIEKIKDAVSAKKLEGVTAVTDLTDRKHGLRLVIEIKNGFNPEAVLERLYKVTPLEESFSMNNVALVAGEPRTLGLKEMLQVWVDHRIAVVKRRSEHRLQARRDRLHLVDGLLVAILDIDDVIQIIRSSEDASEARERLRTAFDLSEIQADYILELRLRRLTKFSRLELENEKSQLLAEIAELEEILGSPTRLREVVGLEMDAVAAEYGTPRRTILLAEAGVVSSAASTPGASAAAPLEVEDTPCYALLSATGLVARTADDTLPTRDGRRSSHDVLRAAIPASARADVGVVTTQGRILRLSLLEVPALAPTSEPPSLGGGSPVAELVTLDKGEEAVTLVPLSAEIPLALGTAAGIVKRVKPEPAPNKDAWEAIALQDGDVVVGAALAPDDATLVFVADDGPLLHFAAEKVRAQGRSGGGISGIKLTPGRRAVYFGVVDSPADAVVVTIAGSSTALPGTTPGSAKVTPFTEYPGKGRATGGVRAHRFLKGEDALMLAWVGTAPPRATSGAGQPVDLPAEPGRRDGSGVPLKAPVHGIG
- the dut gene encoding dUTP diphosphatase produces the protein MTPLDVLVSTTDPDVPLPVYSHPGDAGADITTRIDVDLAPGERATVPTGLRIALPAGFAAFVHPRSGLASRHGVTIVNAPGTVDAGYRGELAVTLHNTDAHETVSLRRGDRIAQLVIQRVEHASFVPVETLPGSHRGEGGFGSTGTGAGSP
- a CDS encoding DUF4193 domain-containing protein: MATDYDAPRKTDDEVSADSIEELKARRNDKTSGVVDEDEAEAAEGFELPGADLSGEELSVRVLPAQQDEFTCMSCFLVHHRSQLATFKNDQPICSECAA
- a CDS encoding ABC transporter ATP-binding protein; this encodes MIAPAAVHHDGLSDTLLTVDDATFVRGDTVILDHVSLTVRRAERWALIGPNGAGKSTLISLLAATAHPSRGTVDVLGYRLGRVDMRELRAHVGLVTSRHPLTSALDAMSVVLTGATGTLELVPRWPPTPEQTSRARALLTQFGLDPDRGLRWSTMSQGERGRTLIARALMPDPAVLLLDEATTGLDVAAREQLLTTLDGLSRSHPALGTVTVTHHFEELPASTTHAMLLREGRVVASGDAGAVLTSAAVSEAFAHPIEITRTNGRWTARAASAG
- a CDS encoding inositol monophosphatase family protein; the protein is MTTPDALMHVARALAQETATLIIDGRSEAEVAATKSSPIDIVTQMDLKAERLLRDRLAELRPHDAILGEEGDDVPGTSGITWVLDPIDGTVNYLYGLPHFAVSVAAVSGDPTPQTWTPLAGAVCDGSGVMWSASRGGGAWRNAQPLLRTAAPSLDGTLLGTGFQYVAEQRVRQGEIVTGMLGRVRDIRRLGVAAVDLCLVAAGHLDAYYEHGLHPWDFAAAALIAQEAGVRVAGIDGGPPDGRLTIAAMPAVWDELAEALIEAGADRSWGAP
- the sepH gene encoding septation protein SepH, with amino-acid sequence MIRLSLVRAGEDGGHLVVATETGDEFELPLTDELRRTVALTRPRARVDAPAPQHDDHERATSTLSPKEIQQRIRSGLDAHELAELTGEPYEALERYEPPVLAERAYIAELARGTRIGRDSGAPVLADLVTDRLASRGVDPEAIVWDAWREIDEPWLVAVDFTVDGRKVRALWEFDHTARAVTAQDDESRWLTETELLDVPIPRRHLSAVRAEQDDAPLDRSRPLMPVATEPTDSAEGDDAAPSSTELLLADLEERRGTRDTVETDEDADFDDDGGFEGFGPAQRKREAEVGFTQPPKSGRTMPHPAGSARRDQSSADDGGESPTEDAPSSSAPSAPSAPAGEPKPSRKGRSSVPSWDEIVFGAKND
- a CDS encoding DUF5998 family protein → MSHTLDQAVAVAGYYPALANSVLRTAIRDESVTAHFVHAETTFDDREVRRHMTVLVVTETRLIRVHMDDGSGHSAEGAHEASATVETALLAGISNMAMTHVVHHPENFSDGDSPSELVLAVGWGVHSRVELEPATCGDENCDADHGYTGGITGDDTLVRVSAIADGVETVRALEDFAATLQRAIGPRG
- a CDS encoding alkaline phosphatase family protein, whose product is MPDYGGRELGAVLPAALSAIGAGHVVTHRDADADRKRLGLAPARHVVVVLLDGLGHLGLEARRGHAPFLRSAEQGVITAGYPTTTAASLALFGTGQPSGRTGLTGYTARNPRTGALANLVSWEGAYDAVEWQRQPSLLESAAADGFSVTTLGRRRFAGSGLTQAVLRGGRFVGAERLSERIDVALATARAPGVSYCYWGEIDAAGHQHGWGSEEWVAALEDADRELRRLAAGLPADATMVVTADHGMVDVPGAARWDVADEPALRDGVALIAGEPRALHVHTVPGVDPAEVAARWRETLAGHAMVWTRAEAREDALFGELLDEVAERVGDVVVAMAGRAIVVDSRTQSAKSMALVGMHGSLTPDELQVPWLVVDGP